The following coding sequences lie in one Alicyclobacillus curvatus genomic window:
- a CDS encoding DUF3243 domain-containing protein — translation MDVLENFDRWKEFLGEQVDKAQSMGMSTERITDVAHKMGSFLSDKVDPKNPQERLLKQLWDAGSPDEQHTLAGLMVKMSDKAN, via the coding sequence GTGGATGTACTCGAGAATTTTGACCGTTGGAAAGAGTTTCTCGGTGAACAGGTGGATAAAGCCCAATCAATGGGGATGTCCACAGAACGAATCACGGATGTAGCGCACAAAATGGGGTCATTCCTGTCTGACAAAGTTGATCCCAAAAATCCTCAGGAACGCCTGCTCAAACAGCTTTGGGACGCAGGTTCGCCAGATGAGCAGCATACACTTGCTGGACTGATGGTGAAAATGAGCGATAAAGCCAACTGA
- a CDS encoding metal-dependent hydrolase, with the protein MKLTYHGHSCFTVEDGEHRIIIDPFLSNNPRADIGPEAVSVDAILLTHGHGDHIGDTEAIAKANDAVIVAPFEIATHFAEQGYKAHPLAHGGKHTFPFGTVKLTIAFHGSGMEVGGDVKNGGNPAGLLLTMSGKTFYHAGDTALFSDMKLIGDREHVDVAALPIGDNFTMGPDDALQAAEWVHAGLTIPMHYNTFDLIAQDGHAYVASVEAKGLKGQVLEPGESVEV; encoded by the coding sequence ATGAAGTTGACTTATCATGGCCATTCCTGTTTTACGGTCGAGGATGGAGAGCATCGCATCATCATCGATCCGTTTCTCAGCAACAACCCCCGCGCCGATATTGGACCAGAAGCAGTATCCGTCGATGCCATTCTGCTCACCCATGGACACGGCGACCATATTGGCGATACCGAGGCAATTGCTAAGGCTAACGACGCAGTGATTGTGGCACCGTTCGAGATTGCGACTCATTTTGCTGAACAAGGGTATAAAGCACACCCGTTAGCTCACGGAGGGAAGCATACATTTCCCTTTGGGACCGTGAAACTGACCATCGCTTTCCACGGATCGGGGATGGAAGTCGGCGGCGATGTCAAAAACGGCGGTAACCCCGCAGGTTTGTTGCTGACAATGAGTGGCAAGACCTTCTATCACGCTGGCGACACGGCTCTCTTTAGCGACATGAAGCTGATTGGCGATAGGGAGCATGTCGATGTCGCTGCGCTTCCTATCGGTGACAACTTTACGATGGGCCCCGATGATGCTCTTCAGGCCGCAGAGTGGGTTCACGCCGGACTGACCATCCCAATGCACTACAACACATTTGATTTGATTGCACAAGATGGTCACGCGTACGTCGCTTCGGTGGAAGCCAAAGGACTCAAGGGACAGGTTCTTGAACCAGGGGAGTCTGTAGAGGTGTAA
- a CDS encoding isoleucine--tRNA ligase — protein sequence MLQRVDAKEPAKNREARVLEFWNENQVFKKSEEIREGKPEFVFYEGPPTANGKPHPGHVLTRLMKDVYPRFKTMKGFHVERKAGWDTHGLPVEIEIEKKHGISGKKQIQAFGIERFIKECKESVWTYEKTWRELTERLAYWTDLDNPYMTLTDDYIESVWNILKTVYDKGLLYQGHRVSPYCPHCETTLSSHEVAQGYADVKDLTVTAKFRVTEKASTGAGTDGTDTPTFILAWTTTPWTLPSNVALAVHPNLAYVLIHSAEHGENYWVAQGLKDNFMHEGDSVVDTKKGSELLGARYEPVFPYVKTDGKKFEVVTSGHVTDESGTGIVHMAPAFGEDDYRVCQEHGMVYCNFVDLTGRFTDDVTDFAGRFVRDEDVNVDIVKNLAARNAMYEKHKYEHSYPHCWRCDTPLLYYAIDSWFIRMTAVKEQVVQNSQGVNWMPEHIKDGRMGNFLDNLVDWNLSRSRYWGTPLPIWVCDKCGEKECIGSRSELQEKAGRLPSELHKPYIDDISYACSCGGTMHRVPEVIDVWFDSGSMPFAQWHYPFEHQDEFHRLFPADYICEAIDQTRGWFYSLLAISTLMTGQAPYKNVLVLGHVVDETGKKMSKSKGNVIDPFEAFDMHGADALRFYFLVNNQPWNSQRFFHRAVAESKAKFIDLLQNVHAFYALYAGIDGFNPANHDVPVANRPLMDKWILARTHDTTAKIDKWLDKYDATSAARSLQGLVDDLSTWYIRRNRERFWAPGMEADKVAAYLTLYEVLEVVAKLAAPMTPFIAEELYHNVVRSAYPDAPLSVHLTDFPVADPALIDRELIDEMGEVLDVVEAGRHLRNETKMKTRQPLSKLYISAGKEEVLQKFTEVIKDELNVKELVYAQLDDLATPELFLNLKEVGKDYGKLVPVLNKAAKSAAPEVIAAFREKGEVELEGQRIGREHAELRFHPQFEGMLTLTGNGFVGLDTALTPELIEEGFVRELVSKMQMMRKEVNYNVTDKVTFFATGDDEVMKVLRNNAPEIAATVLASEFVFDGGDDVAGGDLTKDWDVNGKPLRLTVKK from the coding sequence ATGTTGCAGCGTGTAGACGCCAAAGAACCTGCAAAGAACCGTGAGGCACGCGTTCTTGAGTTCTGGAACGAAAACCAGGTGTTTAAGAAGAGTGAAGAAATCCGTGAAGGCAAGCCGGAATTTGTCTTCTATGAGGGACCGCCAACCGCAAACGGCAAGCCGCATCCGGGACACGTACTGACCCGTTTGATGAAGGACGTCTATCCGCGCTTCAAGACGATGAAGGGATTTCACGTCGAGCGCAAAGCCGGTTGGGACACGCACGGGTTGCCGGTCGAAATCGAGATCGAAAAGAAGCACGGCATCAGTGGAAAAAAGCAGATTCAGGCATTTGGCATCGAACGCTTCATCAAGGAGTGCAAGGAGAGCGTCTGGACGTATGAGAAGACCTGGCGTGAGCTGACGGAGCGGCTGGCGTATTGGACCGATCTCGATAACCCCTACATGACCCTCACCGACGACTACATCGAATCGGTCTGGAACATCTTGAAGACCGTCTACGACAAGGGACTGCTCTACCAGGGTCATAGAGTGAGCCCCTATTGCCCACATTGCGAGACCACTTTGTCAAGTCACGAGGTTGCGCAAGGATACGCCGATGTGAAAGACCTGACCGTGACCGCGAAATTCAGAGTCACAGAGAAGGCGAGCACCGGCGCTGGGACTGACGGGACCGACACACCCACGTTCATCCTGGCCTGGACGACAACGCCGTGGACGCTTCCGAGCAATGTTGCATTGGCGGTTCATCCTAATCTCGCTTACGTCCTGATTCACTCCGCAGAGCACGGTGAAAACTACTGGGTTGCACAAGGTCTGAAGGACAACTTCATGCATGAAGGCGACAGCGTGGTCGATACCAAGAAAGGCAGCGAACTGCTAGGCGCGCGGTATGAGCCTGTGTTCCCGTATGTGAAAACGGATGGCAAAAAGTTCGAAGTCGTCACATCCGGTCACGTGACGGATGAGTCCGGCACCGGTATTGTTCACATGGCGCCTGCCTTTGGCGAAGACGACTACCGCGTCTGTCAAGAACACGGCATGGTCTACTGTAACTTTGTCGATCTGACCGGACGCTTCACCGACGATGTCACAGACTTCGCCGGGCGCTTCGTTCGCGATGAAGACGTGAATGTCGATATCGTCAAGAACTTGGCAGCCAGAAACGCGATGTACGAGAAGCACAAATACGAGCACTCCTACCCGCATTGCTGGCGCTGCGACACGCCCTTGCTCTATTACGCGATTGACAGCTGGTTCATCCGCATGACCGCCGTGAAAGAGCAAGTGGTGCAGAATTCACAAGGCGTCAACTGGATGCCGGAGCACATCAAAGACGGGCGGATGGGCAACTTTCTCGACAACCTCGTAGACTGGAACCTGTCCCGCAGCCGTTATTGGGGCACGCCGCTGCCCATCTGGGTGTGCGACAAGTGTGGGGAGAAGGAATGCATCGGATCGCGCTCGGAATTACAGGAGAAAGCCGGCCGACTGCCATCTGAGCTGCACAAGCCGTACATCGATGACATCAGCTACGCCTGCTCCTGCGGAGGAACGATGCACCGCGTCCCAGAGGTCATCGACGTCTGGTTTGACTCCGGCAGCATGCCGTTCGCCCAGTGGCACTATCCATTTGAACACCAGGATGAGTTCCACCGCCTGTTCCCTGCCGATTACATCTGCGAGGCGATTGACCAGACCCGCGGATGGTTCTACAGCCTGCTTGCCATCTCGACCCTGATGACCGGTCAGGCGCCGTACAAAAACGTCCTTGTCCTCGGCCATGTGGTGGATGAGACCGGTAAAAAGATGTCGAAGTCGAAAGGTAACGTCATCGATCCGTTCGAGGCCTTCGACATGCACGGTGCCGACGCCTTGCGTTTCTACTTTTTGGTCAACAACCAGCCGTGGAATTCACAACGCTTCTTCCACCGTGCCGTTGCAGAAAGCAAAGCAAAGTTCATCGACCTGTTGCAAAACGTGCACGCATTTTACGCGCTGTACGCTGGCATCGACGGGTTCAATCCGGCAAATCATGACGTCCCCGTTGCCAATCGACCGCTGATGGACAAGTGGATTTTGGCAAGGACACATGACACGACAGCGAAGATTGATAAGTGGCTCGACAAATACGATGCAACCTCTGCTGCGCGTTCTTTGCAGGGACTGGTGGACGATCTCTCGACCTGGTACATCCGCCGCAACCGCGAGCGCTTCTGGGCGCCGGGGATGGAGGCAGACAAGGTGGCAGCCTACCTGACGCTCTACGAAGTCTTGGAGGTCGTTGCCAAGCTGGCTGCGCCGATGACTCCGTTCATCGCCGAAGAGCTGTACCACAACGTAGTCCGCAGTGCATATCCGGATGCGCCACTGTCTGTCCATCTGACCGATTTCCCAGTCGCGGACCCTGCACTCATCGACCGCGAGCTCATCGACGAGATGGGAGAAGTTCTCGACGTTGTCGAAGCAGGACGTCACCTGCGTAACGAGACAAAGATGAAGACCAGACAGCCACTCTCGAAACTGTACATCTCTGCTGGTAAGGAAGAGGTGCTGCAAAAGTTTACTGAGGTCATTAAAGATGAGTTAAACGTTAAGGAACTCGTGTACGCACAGCTTGACGACTTAGCCACGCCAGAGTTGTTCCTCAACCTGAAGGAAGTCGGCAAGGACTACGGCAAACTGGTACCGGTTCTAAACAAGGCCGCGAAGAGTGCCGCCCCTGAGGTGATTGCAGCGTTCCGTGAAAAAGGCGAAGTGGAGCTTGAAGGCCAGCGCATCGGCCGAGAGCACGCGGAACTTCGCTTTCATCCGCAGTTCGAAGGCATGCTGACGCTGACCGGGAACGGATTTGTGGGCCTCGATACGGCTCTGACGCCGGAATTGATTGAAGAAGGTTTCGTGCGTGAGCTGGTCTCCAAGATGCAGATGATGCGCAAAGAAGTAAACTACAACGTGACTGATAAAGTGACCTTCTTTGCCACCGGTGACGACGAAGTCATGAAGGTGCTTCGCAACAACGCGCCAGAAATTGCGGCCACAGTGCTTGCGTCAGAATTTGTCTTTGACGGCGGCGATGACGTAGCTGGCGGTGACCTCACGAAGGACTGGGACGTCAACGGCAAACCCTTGCGGCTAACAGTGAAGAAGTAA
- a CDS encoding amino acid ABC transporter ATP-binding protein translates to MSSEVVVSVKNLTKRFGQTVVFEDVSLDVRKSEVVAIVGPSGAGKSTFIRCINRLHPFNEGTLRVLDHQLSAGDALPPKSVLNDIRTRVGMVFQTFNLFPHLSVLDNVILAPTEVKKMPRKQAVEHARQLLDMVGMLEHANKYPKRLSGGQQQRVAIARALAMEPEIMLFDEPTSMLDPELVGEVLQAIQRLVKQGMTMILVTHEMQFAKEVADTVVIMADHTIIEKGPARKVLESPKTERAQVFLKRVLNPVFDTSDDNFGVLAAGGGDN, encoded by the coding sequence ATGTCCAGCGAAGTCGTAGTTAGCGTGAAAAATCTCACCAAACGATTCGGTCAAACCGTGGTTTTTGAAGACGTCTCACTCGATGTACGCAAGAGTGAGGTGGTCGCCATTGTGGGTCCGAGTGGTGCCGGCAAGAGTACCTTCATTCGCTGTATCAACAGATTACACCCATTCAACGAGGGTACACTGCGCGTACTGGACCATCAGCTCAGTGCCGGCGATGCCTTACCGCCAAAGTCGGTCCTGAACGACATCCGCACACGTGTTGGCATGGTGTTTCAAACATTCAACCTGTTTCCACACCTGTCCGTCCTAGACAATGTTATCCTGGCGCCGACGGAAGTAAAGAAGATGCCGCGCAAGCAGGCTGTCGAACACGCGAGACAGTTATTGGATATGGTCGGAATGCTCGAACACGCGAACAAGTACCCGAAACGACTGTCAGGAGGTCAGCAGCAGCGTGTCGCGATTGCCAGAGCTCTGGCCATGGAACCGGAAATCATGCTCTTTGACGAGCCGACATCGATGCTCGATCCGGAGTTGGTCGGCGAAGTACTCCAGGCCATCCAACGTCTCGTGAAGCAGGGTATGACGATGATATTGGTCACGCATGAGATGCAGTTCGCGAAAGAGGTGGCGGACACGGTTGTCATCATGGCGGATCATACCATCATTGAAAAAGGTCCTGCACGTAAAGTCCTGGAATCCCCGAAGACGGAACGGGCTCAAGTATTCCTAAAGCGCGTGCTGAACCCCGTCTTCGACACCTCGGACGATAACTTTGGTGTATTGGCCGCTGGCGGCGGAGACAACTAG
- a CDS encoding amino acid ABC transporter permease: protein MFQVWMQYLPALLKGVGATLELTALSLIVAVTFGFLLALARLSRSRVLNFIARWYIEIVRAIPVLVILFVVYYSLGNVVTLSGKTSAIVSLGAFYATQYGEIFRGAILGVDKGQTEAGSALGIPQSTIMRKIVLPQAFFSILPPSTNQLSNLIKDTSLVFTIGVADLMFKAYEAASASFLPLDMLLLAGVIYFVFYIILSKFLARWELNVQRSRS from the coding sequence ATGTTTCAAGTGTGGATGCAGTACCTGCCTGCACTGCTAAAGGGCGTAGGGGCAACGCTGGAACTGACCGCATTGTCGCTGATTGTAGCCGTGACCTTCGGGTTTCTTTTGGCACTCGCCAGACTATCCAGGTCCCGCGTCCTGAACTTCATAGCGAGATGGTACATCGAGATCGTGCGCGCGATTCCGGTACTCGTCATTTTGTTCGTTGTCTATTATAGCCTTGGCAACGTAGTCACCTTGTCCGGAAAGACGTCTGCAATTGTCAGCCTCGGTGCATTTTATGCCACCCAATACGGCGAAATCTTTCGCGGTGCCATCCTCGGTGTCGATAAGGGACAGACCGAAGCGGGGTCCGCACTCGGTATACCGCAATCAACCATCATGCGGAAGATCGTGCTGCCGCAAGCGTTCTTTTCGATTCTTCCACCATCCACGAACCAGCTTAGTAACCTGATTAAGGACACGTCACTGGTGTTTACGATTGGCGTCGCTGATTTGATGTTTAAAGCTTACGAAGCGGCTTCGGCATCGTTTTTGCCGTTGGATATGCTCCTCTTAGCCGGGGTCATCTACTTTGTCTTCTACATCATTTTGTCGAAATTCCTAGCGAGGTGGGAACTCAATGTCCAGCGAAGTCGTAGTTAG
- the argR gene encoding arginine repressor: MKIKEIVSQREIETQEELVQALEEAGYVATQATVSRDIKELQLIKVVGSHGRYKYAIPVTSATVSLQTLQRKLSDVFVSMTRAQNLLVLKVLPGNAHSIGAMLDSIEIDGLLGTIAGDDTLLLITADEAAAAHVEQQLS, from the coding sequence ATGAAAATCAAAGAGATTGTGAGTCAACGCGAAATTGAAACCCAGGAAGAGTTGGTTCAAGCCCTGGAGGAAGCTGGATACGTCGCCACACAGGCCACCGTATCAAGGGACATCAAGGAACTGCAGTTGATTAAAGTGGTTGGGAGTCACGGACGGTACAAGTACGCCATTCCTGTGACTTCAGCGACGGTGTCACTGCAGACGCTGCAACGCAAGTTGTCAGATGTATTTGTCTCGATGACGCGTGCGCAAAATCTCTTGGTGCTGAAGGTGCTGCCGGGAAATGCACATTCCATCGGGGCGATGCTCGATTCAATTGAAATTGACGGGTTGCTCGGCACCATCGCGGGTGACGATACCTTACTATTGATTACGGCGGATGAGGCGGCGGCGGCACACGTAGAGCAGCAATTGTCGTGA
- a CDS encoding amino acid ABC transporter substrate-binding protein: MNRLSKLSIPVLVAAVSIFSLAGCGASTSNASTGGSSGTGSSSSSGQNDLLSKVESTHTLTVAVSAFAPQDFQDPSTKKWTGYDIDILKGFAKSLGATLKVDAMPFNSSIQAVADKRDDLTIDIYYTKQRAQVLDFSRPMLNYNDAIAVNSKNPAVSSTSLSALQGKKVAVVLGSAEVAEANNIPGANVKQYNSVAESFLALSQGRVAADIQPDTDISWAKQQNPNLNIKMLGPVPSSIAPPIQSLRGYYGVPKGSYSASFLDKLDAYLKHIVTNGTEQKILNHYGMTDPVFLKGLATAPNTYGGS; encoded by the coding sequence TTGAATCGGTTGTCAAAGCTATCTATACCTGTGTTGGTTGCGGCCGTTTCGATATTCTCGCTGGCCGGATGTGGTGCATCGACAAGTAATGCGAGTACTGGCGGTAGCAGCGGGACGGGGAGCAGTAGTTCCAGCGGCCAAAACGATTTGTTGTCGAAAGTCGAATCCACCCATACCTTGACCGTTGCGGTGTCCGCGTTTGCCCCTCAGGATTTTCAAGACCCGAGCACAAAGAAGTGGACAGGTTATGACATCGACATTCTCAAAGGGTTTGCAAAATCTTTGGGAGCGACACTTAAAGTTGACGCCATGCCGTTTAATTCGTCAATTCAGGCGGTCGCTGATAAACGGGATGACCTGACGATTGACATCTACTATACCAAGCAACGCGCGCAAGTCCTTGATTTCAGCCGTCCGATGTTGAACTACAACGATGCCATCGCGGTCAATTCAAAGAACCCAGCCGTTTCTTCTACAAGCCTTTCTGCCTTGCAGGGTAAGAAGGTCGCCGTGGTTTTGGGATCCGCCGAGGTCGCCGAAGCAAATAACATTCCCGGAGCCAATGTGAAGCAGTACAACTCCGTGGCTGAGAGCTTTCTCGCATTGTCGCAAGGGCGTGTGGCTGCCGACATTCAACCTGATACGGACATCTCCTGGGCGAAGCAACAGAATCCAAACCTGAACATCAAAATGCTCGGACCAGTGCCCTCCTCCATCGCACCACCCATCCAGAGTCTTCGCGGCTACTACGGCGTCCCGAAGGGTTCGTACAGCGCAAGTTTTCTTGACAAGCTCGATGCATATCTGAAACACATAGTTACCAATGGCACGGAGCAGAAAATTCTTAACCATTACGGCATGACAGATCCGGTCTTCCTAAAAGGCCTAGCGACAGCACCCAACACGTACGGCGGCAGCTAA
- the lepB gene encoding signal peptidase I — MAESEDKQGFGRTLWSWVWPIAIGWLVAAGIMHWVVSFAIVPTSSMYPTIPNPCYILVDHVATETGSPYRGEVVLFPFPDDPSQIYVKRIIGMPGETVTIHGGHVYINNHELSEPYLHGRLTPGTWGPYHVPAGHYFMLGDNRSVSEDSRYWNHKYVARDTIIGRADLVVWPVTKWTPIQ, encoded by the coding sequence ATGGCGGAATCGGAGGACAAGCAAGGCTTTGGGAGAACACTGTGGAGTTGGGTCTGGCCCATTGCCATCGGCTGGTTGGTGGCAGCAGGCATCATGCACTGGGTCGTCAGTTTCGCGATTGTACCCACGTCTTCGATGTACCCGACGATTCCCAACCCTTGCTACATCCTTGTCGATCACGTTGCGACCGAAACTGGGTCCCCCTATCGCGGTGAGGTTGTCCTGTTTCCTTTCCCGGACGATCCGTCGCAGATTTACGTCAAGCGTATCATTGGCATGCCTGGCGAAACCGTCACCATCCACGGCGGCCACGTGTACATCAATAATCATGAACTGTCTGAGCCGTATCTTCATGGACGGTTAACTCCGGGAACCTGGGGGCCCTATCACGTGCCGGCCGGACATTATTTCATGCTCGGCGATAATCGCTCGGTTTCTGAAGACAGTCGATATTGGAACCACAAGTACGTAGCACGGGACACCATCATTGGTCGGGCAGATTTGGTAGTTTGGCCGGTGACCAAATGGACTCCGATTCAGTAA
- a CDS encoding DNA polymerase IV, which yields MDRERAVLHVDMNAFYCSCHAAAEPSRYANRPTAVAGSPETRHGVVVTASYEARKLGVRATMTVAEAVRAAPNLILIHPDFSLYREFSRKVFDIVRSLTPIVEVFSIDECWADVTLSWRMGSPEELAAQLQERIASELLLPCSVGVSNNKFLAKMASDFKKPRGITVLRTADVQDMLWPLPVKEMFGIGAKTAERLNRLGIHTIGDLAIADEAQLRRHFGIRGPELRSLANGMDTAPVQEISEPSKSIGHSITLARDLRDFDELCTVLMNLSDQVGRRVRRHHLVGRTVSITIRYATRKTITRARTLNASTDLSEVIYQTATTLLRENWTLGTPIRLLGVTLGQLSDETDAVHPIEQVGVQLSLFDDDPEPDEFVSRQVGGETRNRSRWSPISEDRVPASPGDIDRLTKLAKVTDALRDKYGEDIVVRGRMLQDPESGQIRNRKIRGTSLQKDEL from the coding sequence ATGGACAGGGAACGGGCGGTACTTCATGTTGATATGAATGCGTTCTACTGTTCGTGTCACGCTGCGGCCGAACCAAGTCGCTATGCCAATCGCCCGACTGCGGTCGCAGGCAGTCCGGAAACTCGCCACGGTGTGGTCGTAACGGCAAGCTACGAAGCCCGCAAACTCGGGGTGCGAGCTACGATGACAGTAGCGGAAGCTGTGCGCGCTGCGCCAAACCTTATCCTCATTCATCCGGATTTTTCACTTTACCGAGAGTTTTCGCGTAAAGTCTTCGACATTGTCAGGTCCCTTACCCCCATCGTCGAAGTGTTCAGCATCGACGAGTGCTGGGCAGACGTAACGCTCAGTTGGCGGATGGGGTCACCTGAAGAATTGGCCGCTCAACTGCAAGAGCGAATTGCGAGTGAACTTTTACTCCCTTGTTCCGTTGGCGTCAGCAACAACAAGTTTCTGGCGAAGATGGCGAGTGACTTCAAAAAACCGCGAGGAATTACGGTTCTTCGCACGGCGGACGTGCAAGACATGCTGTGGCCCCTGCCTGTCAAAGAAATGTTTGGCATCGGAGCAAAAACTGCCGAGCGGCTGAACCGGCTTGGGATTCACACCATCGGAGATTTGGCAATTGCTGATGAGGCGCAACTACGCCGTCACTTCGGAATTCGAGGACCGGAACTGAGAAGTCTTGCGAACGGCATGGACACAGCACCCGTTCAAGAGATCTCTGAGCCATCGAAGAGCATCGGCCACTCCATCACTTTGGCCCGCGACTTGCGCGACTTCGATGAACTGTGTACCGTGTTGATGAACCTTTCAGATCAGGTAGGACGAAGAGTACGCCGCCACCACCTCGTCGGACGCACAGTCAGCATTACCATCCGGTATGCCACGCGAAAAACCATCACAAGAGCTCGGACCCTGAACGCATCAACGGATTTGAGTGAAGTTATTTATCAAACCGCTACAACTTTGCTCCGGGAAAACTGGACTTTGGGTACCCCAATACGGCTGCTTGGCGTCACGCTCGGTCAGCTGTCGGATGAGACGGATGCGGTTCATCCAATAGAACAGGTCGGCGTCCAGTTGTCGCTTTTCGACGATGACCCGGAACCTGATGAATTCGTGTCTCGGCAGGTTGGCGGTGAGACACGAAATCGTAGTCGCTGGTCCCCTATCTCCGAAGACCGCGTACCGGCATCACCTGGTGACATTGACAGACTGACAAAACTCGCGAAAGTCACGGATGCACTTAGGGACAAATATGGGGAAGACATCGTCGTCCGTGGTAGAATGTTACAGGATCCGGAGAGCGGGCAAATCAGAAATCGCAAGATTCGCGGGACATCGCTCCAGAAAGACGAGTTGTAG
- a CDS encoding YlbF family regulator, producing the protein MNPYDKAYELADALRTASQYTEMQQIRQNIERDPGTLRMLQDYRKRQWDIQSRRWMGETVSLAEQEQFERMTEVVAQNRDVSKYLELENYFQRLLMDVNEIVGRVISEVSFEIPLPDVDSAE; encoded by the coding sequence ATGAATCCCTACGATAAGGCGTACGAACTGGCTGATGCTTTGCGAACTGCGTCGCAGTACACAGAGATGCAACAGATTCGTCAAAACATCGAGAGGGACCCAGGAACACTTCGAATGCTGCAAGATTATCGGAAGCGCCAGTGGGACATCCAGTCGCGTAGGTGGATGGGCGAGACGGTGAGTCTGGCAGAACAAGAGCAATTTGAACGAATGACGGAGGTGGTTGCACAAAACCGGGATGTGAGTAAGTATTTAGAGTTGGAGAACTACTTCCAGAGATTGCTTATGGATGTGAATGAGATTGTCGGGCGTGTGATTTCAGAGGTATCGTTTGAAATCCCTTTGCCAGATGTAGATTCAGCAGAGTAG
- a CDS encoding AzlD domain-containing protein, which translates to MINTTTYIWLIAACGIATYLTRLPGLWLGKMISITPRLKRGLDSIPVGVFAAMVVPSLVNGAAPSGHLNIPFVMASIVAAGIALLTKHPLWTMLGGVIAIALFRLV; encoded by the coding sequence ATGATAAACACAACAACCTATATATGGCTTATCGCTGCATGCGGGATTGCGACCTATTTGACACGACTGCCTGGGTTATGGCTTGGCAAAATGATATCCATCACGCCACGGCTCAAACGCGGCCTCGACAGCATCCCGGTCGGTGTCTTTGCTGCCATGGTTGTTCCGTCACTCGTGAATGGTGCAGCGCCTTCAGGCCACTTGAACATCCCATTCGTCATGGCCAGCATTGTCGCGGCGGGCATCGCATTACTTACGAAACACCCGCTTTGGACCATGCTCGGCGGTGTTATTGCCATCGCGCTGTTTCGGCTGGTGTAA
- a CDS encoding amino acid ABC transporter permease yields the protein MHVAQLYFSSIAVGALKDFVLTVVSTLLSFVLGILFAAGRLYGHWLIKGIISWYVEIIRGLPAILQLFIIFFGLNQIGIQLSPLTAGLIWLVAYGTGYAVEIFRSGIIDVAQGQREAAAALGLNWWTTMKRVVMPQAFAAMLPAITSFVVLQLKNTTMLYLVGYADIMYQARLGTDATDAASVLYMMSAIAYLVMSLIIGVIGNRMEKRVAAYR from the coding sequence ATGCACGTTGCGCAACTATATTTCAGTTCTATTGCTGTCGGCGCACTGAAAGACTTTGTTCTGACAGTCGTCTCCACCCTATTGTCATTTGTACTTGGCATTCTCTTTGCAGCAGGAAGACTTTACGGACACTGGCTCATTAAGGGCATCATTAGCTGGTACGTGGAAATCATTCGGGGTCTGCCAGCCATTCTCCAGTTGTTTATCATCTTCTTTGGACTCAATCAGATTGGTATTCAATTGTCACCCCTCACTGCGGGATTGATCTGGCTGGTGGCGTACGGTACGGGATACGCTGTAGAGATCTTCCGATCCGGCATTATAGACGTAGCACAAGGTCAACGCGAAGCCGCGGCGGCCCTTGGCTTAAACTGGTGGACGACGATGAAAAGGGTCGTCATGCCACAGGCGTTTGCTGCAATGCTGCCCGCGATTACAAGCTTTGTCGTCTTACAGCTTAAAAATACAACCATGCTATATTTGGTCGGCTACGCCGACATTATGTATCAGGCCCGGCTCGGAACCGATGCTACGGACGCTGCCAGTGTCTTGTATATGATGAGTGCTATCGCCTACCTAGTAATGAGTCTTATTATCGGTGTGATTGGTAACAGAATGGAGAAGCGTGTCGCTGCCTACCGATAA
- a CDS encoding helix-turn-helix transcriptional regulator, with translation MTVAEQLASLRKEKGWSQAKLAKQTGLSPSSIAMYETNRRSPDEETLRRLARALDVDAEVLAGSSTKQMSGSTPLHQEPNQELTLHVSLDEARILLAMRMSPATYNFLLSYVNATEEERERLDRTWHVIRSFQQ, from the coding sequence GTGACCGTTGCAGAACAACTTGCATCCCTTCGCAAAGAGAAAGGCTGGAGTCAGGCGAAATTGGCCAAGCAGACGGGACTGAGCCCGAGTTCCATCGCGATGTACGAGACCAATCGCCGCTCGCCCGATGAGGAAACACTCCGCCGCCTGGCACGCGCACTGGACGTAGACGCAGAGGTGTTGGCAGGCTCATCAACAAAGCAGATGAGCGGCTCAACTCCGCTGCATCAAGAACCGAATCAGGAATTGACGCTCCATGTATCCCTTGATGAGGCTCGTATCCTTCTCGCGATGCGGATGAGCCCGGCAACATACAACTTTCTTCTTTCCTACGTCAATGCGACAGAAGAAGAGCGCGAACGACTAGATCGTACGTGGCACGTCATCCGCTCGTTTCAACAATAA